One region of Pseudomonas alvandae genomic DNA includes:
- a CDS encoding aminotransferase class III-fold pyridoxal phosphate-dependent enzyme: protein MYEHYKTAQKKFWHPMSSSAPANRSKTLVIARGDGNYITDIDGHRMLDGVGGLWNVNVGHNRASVKAAIAAQMDELAYYQTFDGIAHPRVFDLAERLTSMFAQEDMARVLFSSGGSDAVETALKMARQYWIASGEPGRTRFLSLRNGYHGVHMGGTSVGGNGVYHYNHGPLLAGCHLLDTPWLYRNPWDCRDPQELTAHCIRQLEDQIALLGAQTIAALIAEPVQGAGGVIVPPADYWKKLREVCDRHGILLIADEVVTGFGRTGCMLGSRGWGVAPDVLCLAKGITAGYIPMGATVFNQRMVDAIENGPGFTSVIMHGYTYSGHPTACAAALAVLDIVEAEDLPGNAGKVGAQLLEQLQPLAERHALVGEARGKGLMIALDLVANKVTREPLDPANGLASRIAERARRAGVLVRPIGNKIVLSPPLTLTSDEAGVMVGALDDALANCR, encoded by the coding sequence ATGTACGAGCACTACAAGACGGCACAAAAGAAATTCTGGCACCCGATGAGCTCATCGGCGCCGGCCAACCGCTCCAAGACATTGGTCATCGCCCGTGGCGACGGTAACTACATCACCGATATCGACGGCCACCGCATGCTCGATGGAGTCGGCGGCTTGTGGAACGTGAACGTGGGGCACAACCGCGCTTCAGTGAAGGCGGCCATTGCCGCGCAAATGGACGAGTTGGCGTATTACCAGACTTTCGACGGTATCGCCCACCCTCGGGTGTTCGATCTGGCCGAACGACTCACGTCGATGTTCGCCCAGGAAGACATGGCGCGGGTGTTGTTCAGTTCCGGCGGTTCGGACGCGGTCGAGACGGCCCTGAAAATGGCTCGGCAATACTGGATCGCCAGTGGTGAGCCAGGGCGCACGCGCTTCCTGTCGTTGCGCAATGGCTACCATGGCGTGCACATGGGCGGCACCTCCGTGGGCGGCAACGGCGTCTATCACTACAACCATGGGCCGCTGTTGGCCGGTTGCCATCTGCTCGATACGCCGTGGCTGTACCGCAATCCCTGGGACTGCCGTGACCCGCAGGAATTGACCGCCCACTGCATTCGCCAGTTGGAAGACCAGATCGCCTTGCTCGGCGCCCAGACCATCGCGGCGCTGATCGCCGAGCCGGTGCAGGGCGCCGGCGGCGTGATCGTACCCCCCGCCGATTATTGGAAAAAATTGCGCGAAGTCTGCGATCGCCACGGCATCCTGCTGATCGCCGATGAAGTCGTCACCGGCTTCGGCCGCACCGGTTGCATGCTCGGCAGTCGCGGCTGGGGCGTCGCGCCGGACGTGTTGTGCCTGGCCAAGGGCATCACCGCCGGTTACATCCCCATGGGCGCCACGGTGTTCAACCAGCGCATGGTCGATGCCATCGAGAACGGCCCGGGTTTCACCAGTGTGATCATGCATGGCTACACCTACAGCGGACACCCGACGGCGTGCGCCGCAGCGCTGGCGGTGCTGGACATCGTCGAGGCCGAGGATTTGCCAGGCAACGCCGGCAAGGTTGGCGCCCAGTTGCTGGAGCAACTGCAGCCGTTGGCCGAACGCCATGCGCTGGTCGGCGAAGCGCGTGGCAAGGGCCTGATGATTGCCCTCGATCTGGTGGCGAACAAGGTCACCCGCGAACCGCTGGATCCCGCCAACGGCCTGGCGTCGCGGATTGCCGAGCGTGCGCGCCGGGCCGGCGTCTTGGTGCGCCCGATCGGCAACAAGATCGTCCTGTCGCCACCGTTGACCCTCACATCCGACGAGGCCGGCGTGATGGTCGGCGCGCTGGACGACGCGCTCGCCAACTGCCGCTAG
- a CDS encoding aldehyde dehydrogenase family protein, which yields MHDYQMLINGVRVDGENGHFDVVNPATGAAFARCPAGSLGQLDRAVEAAQSAFVEWRHSTHEDRRQRLLDIATDIEQDADALARLIVLEQGKPLALAFSEVMGAAAWTRYAAEQQIPVELVEETPTQRIELHRKPLGVVASITPWNWPFMIAVWHIMPALRAGNCVISKPSSLTPLSTLRLVEIIACHVPRGVINVVTGEQGFGSAITAHAGIQKIVFTGSTATGQSVMRGAAANLKRLTLELGGNDAAIVLPGTSVEAVAEEIFQAAFLNMGQTCAALKRLYVHQSQYEAFADALTLIAARQVVGDGLEPEVTFGPVQNAEQLALVEALVADARNQGARVLCGGARLDRAGFFYPPTLVADVSDGQRLVDEEQFGPVLPLIAYQDVEDVLRRANAGDMGLGGSVWGSDVDQAQALASRLESGVAWVNCHAQIQPNTPFGGSKMSGFGVEFGLEGLLEFTGQQLLYVRKRETQ from the coding sequence ATGCACGATTATCAAATGCTCATCAACGGGGTGCGGGTCGACGGCGAAAACGGCCATTTCGATGTGGTCAACCCGGCGACGGGCGCTGCGTTCGCCCGATGCCCGGCCGGTTCCCTGGGCCAACTGGACCGCGCGGTCGAGGCGGCGCAATCGGCCTTTGTCGAGTGGCGGCACAGCACCCATGAAGATCGCCGCCAACGTCTGCTGGATATTGCGACGGACATCGAGCAGGACGCCGACGCGCTGGCCCGGCTCATCGTCCTCGAACAAGGCAAGCCGCTGGCGCTGGCGTTTTCTGAAGTCATGGGCGCGGCGGCCTGGACGCGTTATGCCGCCGAACAACAGATCCCGGTGGAGCTGGTGGAAGAAACCCCGACCCAGCGCATCGAGCTGCACCGCAAGCCCTTGGGCGTCGTCGCCTCGATCACGCCCTGGAACTGGCCGTTCATGATTGCCGTCTGGCACATCATGCCGGCGCTGCGAGCCGGCAATTGCGTGATCAGCAAGCCGTCGAGCCTGACGCCCCTGAGCACTCTGCGCCTGGTGGAAATCATCGCCTGTCATGTGCCCCGGGGCGTGATCAATGTCGTGACCGGCGAACAGGGCTTTGGCAGCGCGATCACGGCCCACGCCGGTATCCAGAAAATTGTCTTCACCGGTTCGACAGCCACCGGCCAGAGCGTGATGCGCGGTGCTGCGGCGAATCTCAAACGCCTGACGCTGGAGCTGGGCGGCAACGATGCTGCCATCGTCCTGCCCGGCACGTCGGTCGAGGCGGTGGCCGAAGAGATTTTCCAGGCGGCCTTTCTCAACATGGGGCAGACCTGCGCCGCCCTCAAGCGCCTGTACGTGCACCAATCCCAATACGAGGCGTTCGCCGACGCACTGACACTCATCGCCGCGCGCCAGGTCGTTGGCGACGGCCTGGAGCCGGAGGTCACCTTCGGTCCGGTACAAAACGCTGAACAACTGGCGCTGGTGGAAGCACTGGTGGCGGATGCCCGGAACCAGGGCGCGCGTGTGCTGTGTGGCGGCGCGCGCCTGGACCGAGCGGGTTTCTTTTATCCGCCGACCCTCGTCGCCGATGTCAGCGACGGCCAGCGCCTGGTGGACGAAGAACAGTTCGGCCCGGTGTTGCCGCTGATTGCCTACCAGGACGTCGAGGATGTCCTGCGCCGCGCCAACGCTGGCGACATGGGCCTGGGCGGTTCGGTCTGGGGCAGCGATGTGGACCAGGCCCAGGCCTTGGCCAGTCGCCTTGAAAGCGGCGTGGCCTGGGTCAACTGCCATGCGCAGATCCAACCGAACACGCCATTTGGTGGCAGCAAGATGTCCGGGTTCGGCGTCGAGTTCGGCCTTGAAGGGTTGCTGGAATTCACCGGCCAGCAACTGCTGTACGTACGCAAGCGTGAAACACAGTGA
- a CDS encoding APC family permease, with protein MSVSFPISSSTELKRGALGVGFIIFFVISAASPLSVIAGGFPIGIMLGNGAGTPALLLLALLVLLAFSAGYTAMSRHMTNAGGFYAFTSRGLGGLAGGAAGVLAMFAYNILQVGLYGMFGGVVSGTMASVFGLELPWWTYSLLAMASVAILGYRKIDLSARVLSVVVIAEYLAILTLDFAILKTGGDSGINLDSFDRSHVFSGTPSIGLLFCFAAFIGFEATTIYGEEARNPHRTIPIATYSSVLLIGGFYALSVWSMIVGVGADKIVPTLQALQDPTTFIYGLSDHFVGPHLTQIIRLLFMVSIYAGLLAFHNAAARYFYAIGRDGLLHSRLGTTHRVHQSPHMGSVLQSLIAAVVVLIFAALDADPILQLFAWFSNLATLCVILLMALTSAAVFVYFRRHPELKLGLWRGRILPGFACLALLAVLALAVIHFDVLTGASQRLSYGLCAVIPVALVVGVFLAVRLRKVSPERFAALGSHKL; from the coding sequence ATGAGCGTATCTTTCCCGATCAGCAGCTCGACGGAGCTGAAGCGCGGCGCACTGGGTGTCGGCTTCATCATCTTCTTCGTGATATCGGCGGCGAGTCCCTTGAGTGTCATCGCCGGCGGCTTTCCCATCGGCATCATGCTTGGCAATGGCGCCGGCACACCTGCGCTGTTGCTGCTGGCGCTGTTGGTGTTGCTGGCCTTTTCGGCGGGTTACACCGCCATGTCCCGGCACATGACCAACGCCGGTGGCTTCTACGCCTTCACCTCTCGCGGCCTGGGTGGCTTGGCCGGTGGCGCGGCAGGGGTGTTGGCGATGTTTGCCTACAACATTCTCCAGGTCGGCCTGTACGGCATGTTCGGCGGCGTGGTCAGCGGCACGATGGCCAGTGTCTTCGGCCTGGAATTGCCGTGGTGGACGTACTCGCTGCTGGCGATGGCGAGCGTTGCGATCCTCGGTTATCGCAAGATCGACTTATCGGCTCGTGTGCTCTCTGTGGTGGTGATCGCCGAGTACCTGGCGATCCTGACGCTGGATTTCGCCATCCTCAAGACCGGTGGCGACAGCGGCATCAATCTCGATTCGTTCGACCGCAGCCACGTCTTCAGCGGCACGCCATCCATCGGCCTGCTGTTCTGTTTCGCGGCGTTCATCGGCTTCGAAGCCACGACGATCTATGGAGAAGAGGCGAGGAATCCGCACCGCACGATTCCCATCGCCACCTACAGCTCCGTGCTGTTGATCGGTGGTTTTTATGCGCTGTCGGTCTGGTCGATGATCGTGGGTGTCGGGGCCGACAAGATCGTACCGACGCTGCAAGCCCTGCAGGATCCGACCACGTTCATCTACGGCCTGTCCGATCACTTTGTCGGCCCGCACCTGACCCAGATCATCCGGCTGCTGTTCATGGTCAGCATCTACGCCGGACTGCTGGCGTTCCACAATGCCGCGGCGCGTTATTTCTATGCCATCGGCCGGGACGGCTTGCTGCATAGCCGCTTGGGTACCACCCACCGCGTGCACCAGAGCCCGCACATGGGCTCGGTCCTGCAAAGCCTGATCGCCGCCGTGGTGGTGCTGATCTTCGCCGCGCTGGACGCCGACCCGATCCTGCAATTGTTCGCCTGGTTTTCCAACCTGGCCACCCTCTGCGTGATCCTGCTGATGGCGCTGACGTCGGCGGCGGTGTTCGTCTACTTCCGGCGCCACCCGGAATTGAAGCTGGGGCTTTGGCGCGGTCGGATTCTTCCAGGCTTTGCGTGCCTGGCCTTGCTCGCGGTGCTGGCCCTTGCGGTGATTCATTTCGATGTGCTCACGGGCGCCAGCCAGCGCCTGTCCTACGGTCTCTGCGCCGTCATTCCTGTCGCGCTGGTGGTCGGCGTGTTCCTCGCCGTGCGTCTGCGCAAGGTCTCGCCGGAGCGATTCGCGGCGCTGGGTAGCCACAAGCTCTAG
- a CDS encoding efflux RND transporter periplasmic adaptor subunit, which translates to MSKKPAVTLGLLIGALLLSGCDDTSTSEESAPPASVRIETVQARSLSISNELSGRIAAPRVAEVRARVAGVVLQRVYREGSDVKQGQVLFRIDPAPFKADLDSAEAALRKAEANAFQARLQAQRYAQLIDDQAISGQDYDNARANVRQTAADVAANKAAVERAKLNLGYATVTAPISGRIGRALVTEGALVGQNETTPLALIQQLDPIHADLTQSTRELNDLRRAFRAGQLQAVGRDQAKATLIQDDGSPYPLPGKLLFTDLSVDPGTGQITLRSEFPNPDLDLLPGSFIRVRLEQAVNSQGITVPQRAILRDSAGIAQVLLLDAEQKVSQQPVQLGAAQNDRWIVTEGLKPGDRIVVEGVQHARPGEKVRIDDSPLPLAQASGPQAGH; encoded by the coding sequence ATGTCCAAGAAACCTGCCGTCACGCTGGGCCTGTTGATCGGTGCGCTGTTGCTCAGCGGCTGTGATGACACCTCGACCTCGGAAGAATCCGCACCGCCGGCCAGCGTGCGTATCGAGACCGTCCAGGCTCGATCGCTGTCCATCAGCAACGAGCTGAGCGGCCGGATCGCCGCACCGCGAGTGGCCGAAGTCCGCGCCCGGGTCGCCGGCGTGGTCTTGCAGCGGGTCTACCGCGAAGGCAGCGACGTCAAGCAGGGGCAAGTACTGTTTCGCATCGATCCGGCGCCGTTCAAGGCCGACCTGGACAGTGCCGAGGCGGCGTTGCGCAAGGCCGAGGCCAATGCGTTCCAGGCCCGGTTGCAGGCGCAGCGCTATGCCCAACTGATCGATGACCAGGCCATCAGCGGCCAGGACTACGACAATGCCCGGGCCAACGTGCGCCAGACCGCAGCCGATGTCGCCGCCAACAAGGCCGCCGTGGAACGGGCCAAGCTGAACCTAGGCTACGCCACGGTGACCGCGCCGATTTCCGGGCGCATCGGTCGCGCCCTGGTGACCGAAGGCGCACTGGTGGGGCAGAACGAAACCACGCCATTGGCACTCATCCAGCAACTGGACCCGATCCACGCCGACCTTACCCAATCGACCCGTGAACTCAACGACCTGCGCCGCGCCTTTCGCGCCGGCCAGTTGCAAGCGGTCGGCCGGGACCAGGCCAAGGCCACCCTGATCCAGGACGACGGCAGCCCCTATCCGCTGCCCGGCAAGTTGCTCTTCACCGACCTCAGCGTCGACCCTGGCACTGGCCAGATCACCCTGCGCAGCGAGTTCCCCAACCCGGACCTGGACTTGCTGCCGGGCAGTTTCATCCGGGTGCGCCTGGAGCAGGCAGTGAACAGCCAAGGCATCACCGTGCCGCAACGGGCGATCCTGCGCGACAGCGCCGGCATCGCCCAGGTTTTGCTGCTGGACGCCGAGCAGAAGGTCAGCCAGCAACCGGTGCAATTGGGCGCCGCTCAGAATGATCGCTGGATCGTCACCGAAGGCTTGAAGCCGGGCGATCGCATCGTCGTCGAAGGTGTCCAGCACGCCCGCCCCGGTGAAAAAGTCCGGATCGATGATTCCCCTCTTCCTCTCGCCCAGGCTTCCGGGCCACAGGCAGGACACTAA
- a CDS encoding efflux RND transporter permease subunit, with protein MPQFFIDRPVFAWVVALFILLAGILAIPQLPVAQYPVVAPPQIEIYAVYPGASAQTIDESVVSLIEEELNGADNLLYFESQSSLGSATITATFQPGTNPELAQVDVQNRLKAVESRLPQAVTQQGLQVDKVSAGFLLLITLTSSDGKLDDVALSDYLARNVMNEIKRLDGVGKAQLYGAERAMRIWIDPRKLVGFNLTPADVNAAIVAQNAQVSAGSLGDLPSRSTQEITATIVVKGQLSTPQEFADIVLKANPDGSTVRIADVARVEIGSQEYQFSTRLNGKPSTAVAVQLSPGANALNTATLVRAKMDELARYFPAGVEYKIPYDTSPFVKVSITKVVYTLGEAMLLVFAVMYLFLQNIRYTLIPTLVVPVALMGTFATMLALGFSINVLTMFGMVLAIGILVDDAIVVVENVERIMAQEGLSPKDATRKAMGQITGAIIGITLVLVAVFIPMAFMQGSVGVIYQQFSLSMATSILFSAFLALTLTPALCATLLKPIAPGDHHAKRGFFGAFNRGFDRFGDRYHGWVAYAVRRSGRYLLIYGVLLVGMGLLFSRLPSSFLPVEDQGYTITDIQLPPGASKNRTVQVVEQIEAHNASEPGVGDSTVILGFSFSGSGQNAALAFTTLKDWSQRGGDDSAASIADRANQAFGAIKDAMVFSVLPPPVDGLGTSSGFEFRLQDRGGLGHATLMQARSELLAAAEKSPVLMNVRESALAEAPQVQLEVDRKQANALGISFADVGGVLSTAVGSAYINDFPNQGRMQRVVVQAEGDQRSQVEDLLKIHVRNSNGQMVPLSAFVQARWTQGPAQLTRYNGYPAVSISGEPAPGYSTGQAMAEIERLVAQGPKGMGQEWTGLSLQERLSGSQAPILLGLSLLVVFLCLAALYESWSIPTSVLLVVPLGVLGAVLAVSLRGMPNDVFFKIGLITIIGLSAKNAILIIEFAKSLYDEGHDLVDATLQAARLRLRPIIMTSLAFILGVVPLAIATGASSASQQAIGTGVIGGMISATLAVVFVPVFFVVVMKRVTRHKSD; from the coding sequence ATGCCGCAATTCTTCATCGACCGCCCGGTGTTTGCCTGGGTCGTCGCGCTGTTCATCCTCCTGGCCGGGATCCTGGCCATTCCACAACTGCCGGTGGCGCAATACCCGGTCGTGGCGCCGCCGCAAATCGAGATCTACGCGGTGTACCCGGGCGCGTCGGCGCAGACCATCGACGAGAGCGTGGTCAGCCTGATCGAGGAAGAACTCAACGGCGCCGACAACCTGCTGTATTTCGAATCCCAGAGCAGCCTCGGCAGCGCCACAATCACCGCGACCTTCCAACCCGGGACCAACCCCGAACTGGCCCAGGTCGACGTGCAGAACCGCCTCAAGGCGGTGGAGTCGCGCCTGCCGCAAGCGGTAACCCAGCAGGGCTTGCAGGTGGACAAGGTTTCCGCCGGCTTCCTGTTGCTGATCACCCTCACCTCCAGCGACGGCAAGCTCGATGACGTGGCGCTCAGCGATTATCTGGCGCGCAACGTGATGAACGAGATCAAGCGCCTGGACGGCGTCGGCAAGGCCCAGTTGTACGGCGCCGAGCGGGCCATGCGGATCTGGATCGATCCGCGCAAGCTGGTGGGTTTCAACCTGACCCCGGCGGACGTCAATGCCGCCATCGTCGCGCAGAACGCCCAGGTCTCGGCCGGCAGCCTCGGCGACCTGCCGAGCCGCAGCACCCAGGAAATCACCGCGACCATCGTCGTCAAGGGCCAGCTCTCGACGCCGCAGGAATTCGCCGACATTGTGCTCAAGGCCAACCCCGACGGTTCGACGGTGCGCATCGCCGATGTCGCGCGGGTGGAAATCGGCAGCCAGGAATACCAGTTCTCCACGCGCCTGAACGGCAAGCCGTCGACTGCCGTGGCGGTGCAGTTGTCGCCGGGCGCCAACGCGTTGAACACCGCCACCCTCGTACGGGCGAAGATGGATGAGCTGGCGCGCTACTTCCCGGCCGGCGTGGAATACAAGATTCCCTACGACACGTCGCCGTTCGTCAAAGTCTCGATCACCAAGGTGGTCTATACCCTCGGCGAGGCGATGTTGCTGGTGTTCGCGGTGATGTACCTGTTCCTGCAGAACATCCGCTACACGCTGATCCCGACGCTGGTAGTGCCGGTGGCGCTGATGGGCACCTTCGCGACGATGCTCGCCCTGGGTTTCTCGATCAACGTATTGACCATGTTCGGCATGGTGCTGGCCATCGGCATCCTGGTGGACGATGCCATCGTGGTGGTGGAGAACGTCGAGCGGATCATGGCCCAGGAAGGCCTCTCTCCCAAGGACGCGACGCGCAAGGCCATGGGCCAGATCACCGGGGCGATCATCGGCATCACCCTGGTGCTGGTGGCGGTGTTCATTCCGATGGCGTTCATGCAGGGTTCTGTGGGGGTGATCTACCAGCAGTTCTCGCTATCGATGGCGACGTCGATCCTGTTTTCGGCGTTTCTCGCCCTGACCTTGACCCCAGCCCTGTGCGCGACCCTGCTCAAGCCGATCGCGCCAGGCGATCACCACGCCAAACGCGGGTTCTTCGGTGCGTTCAACCGCGGCTTCGATCGATTCGGCGACCGCTACCACGGTTGGGTGGCCTACGCAGTGAGACGCAGCGGCCGTTATCTGTTGATCTACGGCGTGCTGCTGGTGGGCATGGGCCTGCTGTTCAGTCGCCTGCCCTCCTCGTTCCTGCCGGTGGAAGACCAGGGCTACACCATCACCGACATCCAGTTGCCGCCGGGCGCGAGCAAGAACCGCACGGTACAGGTCGTCGAACAGATCGAGGCGCACAATGCCAGCGAGCCCGGCGTTGGCGACAGCACGGTGATCCTCGGCTTCAGCTTCTCCGGCAGCGGGCAGAACGCGGCCCTGGCGTTCACCACGCTGAAGGATTGGTCGCAGCGCGGCGGCGATGATTCGGCGGCGTCCATCGCCGATCGCGCCAACCAGGCCTTCGGCGCGATCAAGGACGCCATGGTCTTCTCGGTGCTGCCGCCGCCGGTGGACGGCCTCGGTACTTCCAGCGGTTTCGAGTTTCGCTTGCAGGACCGCGGCGGCCTCGGCCATGCCACGCTGATGCAGGCCCGTAGCGAACTGCTCGCCGCCGCCGAAAAAAGCCCGGTGCTGATGAACGTGCGCGAAAGTGCCCTGGCGGAAGCGCCGCAGGTGCAACTGGAGGTGGATCGCAAGCAGGCGAATGCCTTGGGGATTTCCTTTGCCGACGTCGGTGGCGTGCTGTCCACGGCGGTGGGCTCGGCCTACATCAACGACTTTCCGAACCAGGGGCGCATGCAGCGCGTGGTGGTCCAGGCCGAAGGCGACCAGCGCAGCCAGGTCGAGGACCTGCTGAAGATCCACGTGCGCAACAGCAATGGACAAATGGTGCCGCTGTCGGCGTTCGTCCAGGCCCGCTGGACCCAGGGGCCGGCGCAACTGACCCGCTACAACGGCTACCCGGCGGTGAGCATTTCCGGCGAACCGGCACCGGGCTACAGCACCGGGCAAGCCATGGCCGAAATCGAACGGTTGGTCGCCCAGGGTCCCAAGGGCATGGGCCAGGAATGGACCGGCCTGTCGTTGCAGGAACGCTTGTCCGGCAGCCAGGCGCCCATCCTGCTGGGCCTGTCGCTGCTGGTGGTGTTCCTGTGCCTGGCGGCGCTGTACGAGAGTTGGTCGATCCCGACCTCGGTGTTGCTGGTGGTTCCGCTGGGCGTGCTTGGTGCGGTATTGGCGGTGTCGTTGCGCGGCATGCCCAACGATGTGTTCTTCAAGATCGGGCTGATTACCATCATCGGCCTGTCGGCGAAAAACGCGATCCTGATCATCGAATTCGCCAAGAGCCTGTACGACGAAGGCCACGACCTGGTCGACGCCACGCTCCAGGCCGCGCGCCTGCGCTTGCGGCCGATCATCATGACCTCGTTGGCGTTCATCCTCGGCGTGGTCCCGCTGGCGATCGCCACGGGGGCCAGCTCGGCGAGCCAGCAAGCCATTGGCACAGGCGTGATCGGCGGCATGATCAGCGCCACCCTGGCGGTGGTGTTTGTCCCGGTGTTCTTCGTGGTGGTGATGAAGCGCGTCACGCGTCACAAATCCGATTGA
- a CDS encoding winged helix-turn-helix transcriptional regulator gives MNKHDETNETVCPVARSVGVVGDKWTILVLRELYMGTTRFEEIQIQTGATPQMLTSRLKALETGGLVERRPYNEKPLRYEYQLTAKGWDFYPVIYALRAWGETWCKGEDEGLAMHFVHRACGHDVGVASVCPNCGVPVERKDLQPSISERFLAERTARREAFKGR, from the coding sequence ATGAACAAGCACGACGAGACAAACGAGACGGTGTGCCCGGTGGCGCGTTCGGTGGGTGTGGTCGGTGATAAGTGGACGATCCTGGTGTTGCGTGAGTTGTACATGGGCACGACACGCTTCGAGGAGATCCAGATCCAGACCGGCGCCACGCCGCAAATGCTCACCTCGCGCCTCAAGGCATTGGAAACCGGCGGCCTGGTGGAGCGTCGTCCCTACAACGAAAAACCCCTGCGCTACGAGTACCAGCTGACCGCCAAGGGATGGGATTTCTATCCGGTGATCTACGCGTTGCGCGCCTGGGGCGAAACGTGGTGCAAGGGCGAGGATGAAGGGTTGGCGATGCACTTTGTGCATCGCGCCTGTGGTCACGACGTGGGGGTGGCGAGTGTTTGCCCCAATTGCGGAGTACCGGTGGAACGCAAGGACTTGCAACCGTCGATCAGTGAACGCTTCCTCGCCGAGCGCACGGCCCGTCGGGAAGCGTTCAAGGGCAGGTAG
- a CDS encoding isochorismatase family cysteine hydrolase yields MTQPVYSPSRTGLLLVDPYNDFLSEGGKLFPLLEKVAQDVHLLDNLRAAVATARQQGIQVFYVPHRRWQPGDYDNWNHPNPTQRLIQQRHTFAKGTWGGEWHPDFVPQDGDIIVQEHWGQSGFANTDLDFQLKQQGITHVIVMGLLANTCIESTARFAMELGYHVTLVRDATAAFNPEMMHAAHELNGPTFAHSIVDTGTLISTLQPR; encoded by the coding sequence ATGACCCAGCCTGTGTACTCCCCGTCGCGAACCGGCCTGTTGCTGGTCGACCCCTATAACGACTTCCTGTCCGAGGGCGGCAAGCTCTTTCCCTTGCTGGAAAAGGTTGCCCAGGACGTTCACCTCCTCGACAACCTGCGCGCCGCTGTGGCGACCGCTCGGCAACAAGGCATCCAGGTGTTCTACGTGCCCCATCGCCGCTGGCAACCCGGCGACTACGACAACTGGAACCACCCCAATCCGACCCAACGCCTGATCCAGCAACGCCATACGTTCGCAAAAGGCACCTGGGGCGGCGAATGGCACCCGGACTTCGTGCCACAGGACGGCGACATCATCGTCCAGGAGCATTGGGGCCAGAGCGGTTTTGCCAATACCGACCTCGATTTCCAGCTCAAGCAACAAGGCATCACCCATGTGATTGTGATGGGTTTGCTGGCGAACACCTGCATCGAGTCCACCGCACGTTTCGCCATGGAGCTCGGTTACCACGTGACGCTGGTGCGCGACGCAACCGCCGCGTTCAACCCGGAAATGATGCACGCGGCGCACGAGTTGAACGGTCCGACATTCGCCCACAGCATCGTCGATACCGGCACGCTGATCTCGACCTTGCAACCGCGCTGA
- a CDS encoding MFS transporter has translation MIPARLVGVMAVCCALAVSTLYYHQPLLPMMAASFGLTSTQAGLIATLTQLGYGTGLLLIVPLADCRQPRRVALRAIGANAVALLACAAAPSFALLCVGSFLVGVTAITAQLIIPALSGLAAPAERGRVVGTLLSGLSAGLLLARTFGGLLGEHCGWRSVFWVASLIDGMLLLIVAGNLPALTSLSPMRYGALMRSLGSLLREEPVLRFCAASGFLIFAAFSALWATLAALLTQPPYTFGSTTIGLFGLVTVLGIVASPRIGTLVDRLGARTLTVAGATVLAVGFVFIGAGGQHLGWLIVGMVLLDFGNRVGLVANQARVQTLRAEARSRLNTVFMGSYFLGGALGAALGNYGVHRSGWIGLATVGALLALAATVTSALAPRDTRVTLADAQP, from the coding sequence GTGATCCCCGCTCGCCTGGTCGGCGTGATGGCCGTGTGTTGCGCCCTGGCCGTGTCGACCCTTTACTACCATCAACCGTTGCTGCCGATGATGGCCGCGTCGTTCGGCCTGACCTCGACCCAAGCCGGGCTGATCGCCACGCTGACGCAACTCGGTTATGGGACGGGCCTGCTGCTCATCGTGCCCCTCGCCGATTGCCGACAACCCCGCCGCGTGGCATTGCGGGCCATCGGGGCAAATGCCGTCGCGCTGCTCGCCTGCGCCGCGGCGCCGAGTTTCGCGCTGCTGTGCGTCGGCAGTTTCCTGGTTGGGGTCACGGCGATTACCGCACAGTTGATCATCCCCGCCCTGTCGGGTCTGGCCGCGCCCGCGGAACGCGGCCGGGTGGTCGGGACGTTGCTGAGCGGACTGTCCGCCGGATTACTGTTGGCGCGGACCTTCGGTGGCCTGCTCGGCGAGCACTGCGGTTGGCGATCGGTGTTCTGGGTGGCCTCCCTCATCGATGGAATGCTGTTGTTGATCGTTGCCGGAAATCTACCCGCTCTGACGAGCCTTTCTCCCATGCGCTATGGCGCGCTGATGCGTTCCCTCGGCAGCCTGTTGCGCGAGGAGCCGGTACTGCGCTTCTGTGCCGCGAGCGGCTTCCTGATTTTCGCCGCCTTCAGTGCCTTATGGGCCACGCTGGCCGCGCTGCTGACCCAGCCGCCGTACACGTTCGGCTCGACCACCATTGGCCTGTTCGGCCTGGTGACAGTGTTGGGCATCGTCGCATCGCCCCGCATCGGCACGTTAGTCGATCGCCTGGGCGCCCGGACGCTGACCGTCGCGGGTGCGACAGTGCTGGCCGTCGGTTTCGTCTTCATCGGGGCCGGCGGACAGCACCTGGGCTGGCTGATTGTCGGCATGGTGCTGTTGGACTTCGGCAACCGGGTCGGGCTGGTGGCCAATCAGGCACGCGTCCAGACCCTGCGCGCCGAGGCCCGCAGCCGATTGAACACGGTGTTCATGGGTTCGTATTTCCTGGGCGGTGCACTCGGCGCGGCCTTGGGTAACTACGGGGTCCACCGGAGCGGCTGGATCGGGCTCGCCACCGTCGGTGCGTTGCTCGCCCTGGCGGCAACCGTCACCAGCGCCCTCGCGCCCCGAGATACCCGCGTCACGTTGGCGGACGCTCAGCCGTGA